The sequence GCCGCCCGCCGTGGATCTCCTGGGATCGTCACACCGTCGATTACGATGTCACCGGCGCCACTGGCAAAGTGCCCCCAACCCAACGGGAAGGAGATGACACCGGGTCGAATGCCTTCAACGACCTTGACTTTCCCGATCATTGGCTTACGAGTGCCGTTGCGCAAGTCCCACACGCCCTCGGGATTACTTGCTGAACTAATCCGCACCCGATCACCATCGCGCAAACCGAGCCGTTCAGCATCGATACGGTTGATCAGGATCGGGTTTTCGGGCATCAGTGCCAGCAGCCAGTAGTTCGCAATACCACGAGCTTTGGCCATCATCGCCTCTTTGTACGTGATCAGGTGCAGGTCATAACCTTCATCAATCACCGGCGAACCATCGGCAGCCAAACCGGCGGGAATGTAGGCGGGGTAGCCGAGTAAGTGCTCACCGGTCATGGAATTGATAGTATTGGCCGTCTTCTCTTGGTACAGATTGATCTGTTTCGCATAAGGATTACCGACCAGATCGCCCTTCCACCCCTTCTCGTAGGCCTGGTAGCGCCCACCGCGATTGAGCACATACACTGTCTGGCGCCAGAGCTGCTCATCGTTTCCGACAGCGGCACGCCATGTCGCCTCGTCAAATACACTCGGCGGCAAGAAACGTCGTGCCCGGCGGAAGACTTCGAGTTCGTTGTCGTCGGCTGGGGGCACACCATCGCTACCGTCTTCCTTTTCACCGAAAGCAATATTGGCCGCCAGTTTGAGATACAGATGTTCAGGGCGGGTAAACGGAATACCTTCGCCAAAACCGTTAGGACCGAAGCCGGGCAGTTCAAGCCGTTCAGCAATGGCGAGCACGAGCGCCTCAAAGCTGAGCGGGATCTCTTCACCAAAGACCTTGACCGTCGGCCAGTTGGGGAGACTGATCGCAGGCTGGCGAATATTCTCCACTTTCCAGGGCACACTTGGGTGCGAGCCATGAAATTCCCAGCGTTCAAGGAAGCTCAAATCGGGGAAGATGTAATCGGCATAGGTGCTGGTTTCGCCGACCATAATGTCGCAGGTTATGATCAGTGGAATCTTCTTCGGGTCGGCCAATATCTCGATCACCGTCTGCGCAGCCGGTAGGGCATAGTTGATCGCCGACATGTAGAACATAGCAACTTTGATCTGGTACGGGTAGGCATCTCCCATCGAGGGAACGTCTTCTTGGTAGATATCGGTTGCTAGCGGGAACCACGGTCGGCGCGCCGGATAGCCGTTAAACAGGGTCGATTTCTCGTAGGCTGTATTGGTGCGGAGCAGGTCAATACCGAACGGTACATTCGCCCCGTTGTTCATCTTTTCAATCATGAACGGCCCTTTTGCTTTGTTGCCCAGCCGGTCGTATGTGGTAGGTTTGATCAGGCCACCGCGATGATCGAAATTACCGATCAGCGCGTTGAGCGTGTAGAAGGCGAAGTTGGTATAGAATCCGTTGGTATGCTGCGACGGGCCACGGTGAATATCGGCTACCGCACGAGTGCCATGGCGGGTAAATTCGTAGGCGATCTCAATAATATCTTCTGCCTTCACATCGGCAATTGCAGCCCATTCTTCAATCGTATGCGTGCTGGCAGCTTCGTAGATAATCTGCAAGCCGCTCTTGACAGGAATCCCGTTCAGTTCAGTACTGACGAGCAGATCGCCCATAACCGGCGCCGCATCGGGATTATTGGGATCGATGGGAGTGGGAACACCGTTAACCAGCGCAACAAACGGATCGAACGTAAAGCTGGCGCCGTCAGTGGTCACATATTTCTTGACCTTCTTCCCTTCAGCGTTGGTCTCTTCGACTACTGTCGTTAACCCGATTTCGCTGGCGCGCAAGAACTTACCTGGCTTTCCATTCTTGATCTTGACCAACCAGGTCGCGTTTGTCCAGCTCGGTTCACCGATCGCGGTAGCTGCCGCTTTGTTGGCGGCGGCGAGAAACGTTGCGTTGTAGCGCTTCTGCTCGATGATCCAGCGGATCATTGCCATAGCGAACGCCGCGTCGGTGCCCGGTTTAATCGGTATCCACTTCCACGCCTTGCTGGCAAGTTTACTCAAGCGGGGATCAAGGACAACATAGCGTAGACGCCCGTCGATGACCCCATGCGTGATACGGGGCGATTGTGGTGTCGGCCCATAATTGGCCTCAAAGTGGTTGGTGCCGACGAAGATGACGAATTCTGCATGACCGAGATCGGCCTGCCAGTAGAATTTTTGACCGCCGCTAAACTTGCCGGTAGCCGGATCAAACTGCTCACTCATCGCTTTGCCGGTAAAGTACAGCGATCCCTGGCAGACAGTCGTGTGACCGTTAGCGTTGACCGAGCCGAAGCCTGATTTCACAAAGCGTTGGACAAGATCGCCGCGACCATTTTTCAACCGACCCCAGATAAAGGCAAATTGATTGTTTTTCGGTCCTAGATCGGGGTGATCGGGATCGATCAACACATCGAGATGTTCCGCAAAGTCACGTTTGAACTGCTCAACAAGAGCCGGTTTGTCTTCCGGTTTGGCATCCAGAATAGCTTTTACGGCAGCAGCCATCTCTTTGGCCAGTTTGGCGTCTTTGAGAGCGTAGAGTGCTCGTAAGCCTTCTACTGGACCCTCTCCGAACAGATCGCCACCTTCAACGATCTCATTGATTGCCTGATCAAAGTCAATCGTGATCCACTGACCGCCGCCGCGCGGTGTCCCCGGTTTGCGTTTCAGCACTCGCATGAGACGGTACGGATCGTAAGCTGTTTGAATCCCTGCCTGTCCTTTTGGACAGAGGGCGCCATCAATTGGCCCAATAGTGCTAACAGGCGTACTGTAAGAGAGTGGTGGTTCCATCGTCCAGGGACTGTAAGGATTGCCCTCAAGTTTAGCCGCTATGCCATCAATCAGTTTAACCTTGAGGCCGCAGCCAGTATTGCATTGCAGGCAGACAGTCTGGATCGAATTGGTGGCATCAACCAGCGGTAGTTCAGCAGTCGGTGCTTCACTGCGGGCCAATCCGGACAATGGGCCAAAGCCGAGCAATGCAGCACCACCACCGATCAGCGCTGAGGTTTTGAGAAAATCACGGCGACTCATATCTTTAGCGCCGGGCATAGTCTTCTGTCGTTTCATATCAACACTCCTGTTCGTATTGCATGCGAACATTCGCTATCAATTTAGGTCAATCGGCGGTTACAGTCGCTTCGGTTGTTGGTCGGGTAAAGAGCGGCAGCCGATCGGTACCGACCAGGAAGCCAATCGTTGCTGCACCGACGATTCCAGCCGTTACTGCCCACTCCATTAGGCTTGGACTGTAGGTAAAGCTGAGATGTGGGCCGTGGAAGGCTTCGCCCAAACCTTGTAGTTCGGGTAAGCTAAGCGCCGGGAAGATAATATTGGCGCGGGCAACAGCCAGACCGATGAGGATACACAGTCCCATTAGTCCTGCGGCAAAGCCCTGTTTTCCGATTGGCATAGTGAGAATAATCAACGGCAGGAGCATTCCAATACCCAATTGCAAAAGCCAGAAGGCCCAGCCGTAAGGACCGAACAGCACCAGATTGATCGCTGCTGCACCGTGGCTACTATTCTGGTACAGCGCCTGTGACACGTCGCTCCAGAGGTAGTAGCCTTTGACTAACAGTAACACGACCGTTGCCAGGCTTAAGACGCGGAGTTGCTGTGTTCGATGTGGATCGTATTGCGGACCAAACCAACCGATAGCAATGAGCATTAGGGCTACGCCAGCAGCAAGATTGAAGACGGGGAACTGGGCTGGCAAATTACTGACGTGCCAACTTACGCGGTTTTGATTGACACCCAAGAGAGCACCGATACCACCACTCAGGAAGATGGCGAGAATCAGACCAACCGCCATGATCGGTTTCAACCAGCGTGATCGCTGTGGTTGAAAACTAAGCCAGAGGCTTATAATGATGATCCCTAGGAATATCGTGTACCCCCAGACCAGTTGTGCCATGACAGAGCCAAAATGAGGTTGGAGGTAAACCTTCCAGATACGAGACATGTGACCTAGATCGAGAAGAATGGCGGCCAGACCGGCAGGGAGCGTGACCAATGCTCCCCAGAGCGCCATCCGTCCGCTACCACGAAAGAGCGGCAGGTCGAAGAGTAAATCGAGAGTTGCCAGCATGAAGGAACCGGTTGCAACTCCGGCGAAGAACATATAGAGTGCTACCCATAGTCCCCACACCACATACGAACCATAGTTCGCGTGCATGTGACCATAGACGAGGCGGTCGTACAAGCCCCACAGGCCAATCAGGAGGCCGAGAATGCCAGCGATGTAAAGGAGTCGCTTTAACATAAGTCTACCTCTCACTGCAAGTAGTACACTCGTGGTTCAGTACCAAGTTCTTCTTTCAAACGCATCACGTTTGGTCTAGCGATCAGTTCGCTTACCAGACTCTCCGGATCGTTGGCATCGCCAAAGAACGTTGCCCGCCCGATACACGTGGTGACACAGGCCGGTAGTTGACCGTTGAGCACCCGATGCATACAGAAGTGACATTTGCGCACATTCCCAACCGGTGAGTCGTGCAGGTCACGCCGGGCGTGAACCTTGCTATACTCGAAAGTGCTTGTTTGCTCATAACTCACGGCCTGCTCGGCTCCGAGCATCATCGCTGCTGATGGGGTGTTTGCAGTGTAGGTATAACCAAAGTCGAAGGTGCGGGCTCCGTAGGGGCAGGCGGCAATACAAGCCCGGCAGCCAATGCACTGCTCGTAGTTGACTTCAACAACACCGTGTTCATTAGTAAAGGTGGCCGAGACCGGACAAACTCCTGTGCACGGTGGATTGTCACATTGCATACATGGACGAGGAATGAAACGTCGACTGACATTTGGATAGCGACCAATTTCCTCTTCAATAACCGGTCGATACACAACCCCAGGCGGTAACTTGTTCTCGGCCACGCAGGCAATCGTACAGCCATGGCAGCCCACGCAGGCACGTAAATCGATGACCATTACCCAGCGTCGTTCAGCGACCGGTTTGGTCAATGCACGTAGGAGATCAGTACGCATCCGCTCAAGCTGGTCAATGGGTGCACCGCTGATCCTGGCAGCACGGAGACGGGCAATTTCCGCTTCGTAGGCAGCCAATGCCTCCTCTGGGGTAAGCATATCGATTGTATCGGTTGGTTTTTCGGTGATAGCCGATGGTGCTACTGAAGCCACAGCGAGGGCGCCAGCACCGGCTACCAGGGCGCCGAGAAAACCTCGGCGACTCACCGGGATTAAGGGAATAGTCGGTTGCCGGGACATAAGCCAAACTCCTTGTGCAATTCACTATAGTGATGGATGTGACATCCCTACTACCCACACTCTATGAAAAAGACAGCCGTATCGCTAGCAGGAAAAGTTGGATTCTTGGTAAGGATGGGGTCAGGTTTTTCCTGACAATCTTCTACCGTGCGTAAAGGGATTCAGTTCGCAGTCAGCAGGTGATGATCGAGCGCATACTGAACGAGCGCCGCTCGTGATCGCAGGCCGAGTTTTTCCATGCCACGTGTGCGGTACGTTTCTACCGTTTTTGGGCTAAGACTCAACTGGTTGGCTATTTCGGCTGCGGTATAGCCGCGTGCTACCAGCAATAGCACTTCCCGTTCACGGTCACTGAGACTCTCCCATGGACTTACCGACGGCGGTTGGGGCAGAATTCCCTCAAGCAACTGGCGGGTGAGGGCAGGATGGATGTACAACTCGCCACGCAGCACAGCGCGAATAGCCGCAATTAACTCGGTATCGGCAGCGCGTTTCAAGACATAACCGTGCGCACCGGTAGCTAGCGCCTGCCGCACATAGCCCTCATCATCGTGCATCGTTAGCACGAGAATCCGTGCGTAGGGTGCTGCTTTCTGAAATGCCGGAATAGCCGATAAACCACTGCCGCCGGTAAGACTGAGATCGAGCAAGATCAGGTCTGGTTGTAGTGTCCTCGCCTGGTTAAGTGCGGTCTGGACGTCTTCAGCCTCACCAATCACTTGTAGATCAGGTTGGCTGTCAAGCAATAATCGTAAGCCAGCGCGTAACACTGCGTGATCATCGACCAGCAGAATGCGGTTCATCGCAGCCCTCCCTCGTGGGTGGTAAAGGTATTTCGACGTACAACGTCGTGCCATGTCCGGGAGCCGACTCGATGATGAGCTGACCGTTCAAGAGTTCGGCTCGTTCGCGAATCCCGTTCAGACCGAGGTGACCATCACCGTGGATGTTATCAGGATCGAACCCACATCCGTCATCTTCAATAATTGCCCGCACTCGATCAGATCGGCGTTCAATGACAACACTGGCAGTTGTAGCGTGAGCGTGGCGGATCACATTGGTTAATGCTTCCTGAACAATGCGGTAGAGCGCGGTTTCCACAACCGGCATCAGGCGAACATTGTCTAGACCAATGAGGGCTAGATCGATCGTGAGTTTACTACGAGCGCGACAATCGGCTACATAGCGTTGTAGGGCAGCCGCTAATCCAAGATCATCAAGGACACTTGGCCGTAACTGGCGGGCCAGTGCGTGCAAATCATTGAGAACTTGTCCTACAATCCCGCGTAAATCATCTACTTGTTGCTTAAGGTCTGGTAAGCGGTAACGATCGGCCAATGAGCGTAATCCAATAAGGAGCGAGGTTAACGCCTGACTAGTGCTATCATGCAATTCACGGGCAATTCGCTTACGTTCTTCCTCTTGGGCAGTAATGATTTGCGCTACATATTGAGTTCGTATCTGCTCACGCTCGGCTCGTTCACGTTCAGCCTGAGCCAGCGCGTCGCTCATAGCGTTGAACGCATCGGTGAGCGCACCGATTTCATCATTTGCCCAACGCCTGGCGCGTTGGCTGAAATCACCCTGAGCGACAGCTTTTGTTAGTTCTACCAACTGCAAGATCGGACGAGTAAGAATCCAGGTGAGGAAGGCCGCAGCGGTGATCCCGATCGCTGCGACCATGACTGTGGTTAGAAGCAACTGACCGGTAACGGTCGTAACAGTCCGTTCGCGAGCAGCAAGCGACAGGCCAACTCGGGCGATACCAGCCCGACCGTCAAAGATTGGTACGGCGGTATCCCAAATGTCGCCTTCATCGGTTGTCAGTAATATGCTACGATGATGTTCTTGCGCTGTAACCGTATTGGCATCGCGTAGACCGACCGGAAAACCACTTCCAAATGTATGGGCAACAATTGTTCCCTCTGAGTCGATGATGAATGCGTAACGTACATCAGGATTATTGATCTGTGTATCGCGCAGCAGGCGGAACAGACCATAATAATCCTGCATCAGTACCAGATCGGTTGCTCGTGCCGCCAGATCACGGCCTATTGCCACCGAACGCTCGTAGGTCTGAGACGTGAGGGTTTGTTCTAGCAGCAGCCGAACTTCAATGGTTGCAGCCACACCCATCAGGATGACCAGGCCCAGCACGATGCCCAGGATTTTGGCGCGAATGTTGACCGCACCAAGAACATCCCAGGCTCTCGTGAACCAAATGATGAGACGATGTTGCGCGTATTTTGCATTCATGGCGATAATAATCCTACCCGTGATCGTAACAGGCGAGCGCTGGCATAGGCAGCATCATCGATCATGACAAACCGCTCGATACCCAGTTCTGCCAGCGCTCTTTGCGCTAACGGTGATGGATCGTCGGCCATCCTTAGCAGAATGTTCTGTAATTCGACGCGCAACTGCGGGCGTACTCCTGAACCGACTACCACTGGTGGAATCCCAAAAGGGGGTGAGGTGTGAATAACTTTTACCTTACTTCGCAGTTCAGGATTACGCTTAACCGCAAAATCAAAGACGAGGCTATCAACTGAAGCACCGTCGGCTAAATTATTGGCAACAGCTTCAATCGCTGTATCATGTGTGTAAGTGAAAAAAGTGTTACGAAAGAACGTCTCAGGAACTTCACCCAACTCCTGAATCAGTGCTGTTGGGTACACTCGCCCGCTAAATGACGTGGGATCGGTAAACGCAAACACCTTATCGCGCAAATCAGCCATCGTTTGGGCCGAACTATTCGCTGGCACAATTAAGAGGGAATGGTAACTGGTTTCACCATTGACCTGCGGCGCCACTAACAGGCTCATCCCGTAGCGGTCGCGGCCATCAATATAGGCACTGGTACAGACGAACGCAACATCAACTTCGTTCCGCCCGATCAATTCATTGGTTTCGGTATAAGTACGGCGCTGAATGAGAATAACCTGACGACCCAATCGGGTGCTCAAGTAGTCAAGCAGTGGCTGATAGCTTTGCACTGTTCCCTGTGGTGAAATAACCGAAGCTACCGACACGCGCAAAGGTGGTGACGTGACAGGCGTCGGCGCCGGTAGCGGTTCGAGATGGTTGAGCCGGATCGGCGTTGTGGTCGCTGCCTGACAACCGCTCAACATGAACAAGGCGAGAAAGATATAGAGAAGATAATGGTTCATAGTCGTTGCTCTGCCATTCTTTGTGACGAATCGATCATATCACCGAGCAGCCGATCCGAATCGAAAGAGATCGTAACCGACGGTAAATATGCTGTGTTTGTTATTAATCCTTTCGTTTCACCGGTCCCCATTCCTTGCTAGGGGCTTATCCGACAAAGTCTTGTTGCAGGAAAGGGATGCGGCCTGTAGAGGCACTACACCATCACGCTTTTATAGACTCTATCGCCCGCCAAAGTAAAGTATGGTAAGATAGCGCGCTAGTGAAGCACATCAACGCTTGCTTACAACTTGATGGAGGAAACAGTATGGGCCTGATGGAAGGAAAGAAAGGCCTGATCCTTGGTGTAGCCAATGATCGCTCGATTGCGTGGGGCATTGCGCAGGCCTTGCATCGCGAGGGCGCTACTATCGGCTTCACCTACTTGGGTGAGGCACTCGAACGACGGGTACGACCACTTGCCGAAAGCCTGAACTCACCACTCATCGTGCCGTGTGATGTCGCACACGATGAAGAGATCGCTGCTTTAATGGAGCGTGCCCGTGAAACCTTTGGTCAGATCGATTTTCTCGTTCATGCCATTGCTTTCGCCAACAAAGAGGAATTAAGCGGCACCATTCTCAACACTACCCGTGAAGGATTCCGCATCGCCCTCGAAATCAGTGCCTATTCGCTGATCGCTCTGGTGAAAGCGGCTGAACCAATTTTCGCCCCTAACGCCAGTGTGTTAACGTTAACCTACCATGGCTCCCGTCAGGTCATTGGCAGCTACAATGTGATGGGTGTCGCCAAAGCAGCACTTGAGGCCAGCGTCCGCTATCTGGCTGCCGGCCTTGGCCCGCGTGGCATTCGAGTCAATGCCATCAGCGCTGGCCCTATCCGTACTCTGGCTGCCAGCGGTATCGCCAATTTCCGCAGTCTGCACAAACAATTTGCCGAATATGCCCCCCTCCGCCGTCATGTCACGATTGAGGATGTTGGCAACGCTGCCCTCTACCTCTGTTCGCCGCTGGCGGCAGGCGTTACCGGCGAGATTCATTACGTCGATGCCGGGTTTAATGTGGTTGTGCCGGGGAGCGGTGAAGAGTAGCACTTCCCTCAACAGTGTGCTACAATGAAAGCGTATGCGCACTGCGATGCGGAGGATAGAATGGGAGAGGTTGCAATCGTATCAACCGATAGCACGACCGCCGATCGGCTCGCTGCGATAGTAGCAGCACAAGACTTCCGCGTGATCACTTGTACCCCCGATGCGCTGCCGGCAGCGCTCCCGGCGTTGTTTATCGTGGTGATGCCGGCATTAGCCTCGCCCGAAGAGCAGGTTATTGAACAGCTTCGTGCGAATGAAACGACGGCGAACATTCCGATCGTGATCGTCAGTGGGTTGCCGATGAACGAGTTACAATCGGTTCCTTACGCTAGTGATTGGACGATTGCGATTGTTCCTGAACCGGTTGAGGAGAAGGTTTTGATCGATACAATTCATTTTTTGCTGGGCAAAGAGTAATGCTCACGCTAGATGATAGGGGCAGGTTACTAAAACCTGCCCCTGTTTGTTGTACACGAACCCTCACTTCAGTATCGCATCAGCCCCCTAGTGCGACCGCTGAACGTTCGACTAGCGCAAAGATCGGAGCCGGGATCAAGCCAATGATGATTGTGCCTGCTGCTGCTACGACAATATCGATGGTGAGACCACGATTAAGTTCAGGCGCAGGTTCTCCCTCTGGCTCGGTCATAAACATCCGAATGATGACACGCAGGTAGAAGAAAGCTGCAATCGCGCTCGTTAGGACACCGACCAGCGCCAGCCATGGTAATCCTCCTTCCCAGGCTGCGGTCAGCGCATAGAACTTCGCCATAAATCCGGCAGTCGGCGGTACTCCAGCCAGCGAGAACATAAAGATCGCCATTGCTACAGCCAGCAACGGCTGACGCTGATACAGACCGGCGAAATCGTCGAGTTGCCATGCCTCTTCACCCTGATGCTCTAGGGCAATCAATACCGCGAATGCACCCAGATTGCTCAGGGCATAAACCAGGATGTAAAAAATGAACGCTTCTGGACCACGCTGTTCACCGGCAACCATCACACCTAGCATGACATAACCGGCATGGCCGATGCTAGAGTAGGCTAGCATGCGCTTGACATCCATCTGGGCAATGGCCCCCAGGTTGCCGACCACCATGGTCAATGCGGTCAGACCGGCCAGTACCGGTAACCAGTATTCGTTTAATGTCGGTAATGCCTCGAACAGCAGGCGAACCAGTGCTGCCAGCGCTCCACCTTTCGTGCCCACACTCATGAAGGCAGCTACCGGAGTCGGCGAACCCTGGTAGACATCGGGTATCCACATGTGAAATGGCGCCAGCGCAGCCTTGAATGAGAAGGCGATCAAGACCATTGCTGCCCCACCCAGCAAGAGGGTCAGGTTCGTGTCACCTAAATCACGACCGGCAGCGTAAGCGCCGATTTCACTCAGCCGGGTCGAGCCGGTTGCACCAAAGATCAACGCAATACCGTAAACGAAGAAGCCAGCCGCGAACGCACCCAACACCAGATACTTCATCGCTGCTTCTTCTGAGGTCAGGCGCGGATAGGCAAAACCGGTCAGAATGTAGAGCGTGATCGAGAGTGTCTCGATTCCCAGGAAGAGAACGATCAGATCGGCGCCCTGCGCTAACAGGATCATCCCGCTGACCGCAAACATAATAAGTGGGTAATACTCGCCCTGCTCTATATCTTGGCACGGTAGATAGTCGAGCGACATGGTGATGCTCAAGATACCGATCAGCAAAAAGACCCAGGTGAGCGTCAGTGCAAAGGGATCGAGGCGTACCATACCGCCAAACGTGCTCCCGCTCACTCCCCAGAGTGGCAGCCCGACCAGACCGGCCACCACCAGACCGGCAATCGCCAAATAGCCGGTGAGCTTCTTACGCCCAACCGGGATAAAGAAGGTGTCAACCAATAATAGGCCGGTTGCCCACGTTACCACTACCAAAAGGGGCGCTATCAATGCCAGATCCACCGGCGGGATCGTCAATGCTTCCATTCGTTCTTCCTCCTCGCCTGGGCAAAAACACAATGATTTACTGATGATTACCGCCCGGCTACTTGTGCCATCAAGTCAGCAACCAGCACCGTCACGCTGTACTGCATCCCGGCAAAGAAGAGCGCCGGATAGATACCAATCCCGACAATTGGGATACTCAATAAGGCAAAAGCGGTTAACTCCCGTCGATTCAAATCGGGAAGATGAGCGTTCGCCGGATGCGAAACCTCACCCATAAAAATAGAGCGGAACAGTTTAAGCAGATACGC comes from Chloroflexus sp. Y-396-1 and encodes:
- a CDS encoding molybdopterin-dependent oxidoreductase, whose product is MKRQKTMPGAKDMSRRDFLKTSALIGGGAALLGFGPLSGLARSEAPTAELPLVDATNSIQTVCLQCNTGCGLKVKLIDGIAAKLEGNPYSPWTMEPPLSYSTPVSTIGPIDGALCPKGQAGIQTAYDPYRLMRVLKRKPGTPRGGGQWITIDFDQAINEIVEGGDLFGEGPVEGLRALYALKDAKLAKEMAAAVKAILDAKPEDKPALVEQFKRDFAEHLDVLIDPDHPDLGPKNNQFAFIWGRLKNGRGDLVQRFVKSGFGSVNANGHTTVCQGSLYFTGKAMSEQFDPATGKFSGGQKFYWQADLGHAEFVIFVGTNHFEANYGPTPQSPRITHGVIDGRLRYVVLDPRLSKLASKAWKWIPIKPGTDAAFAMAMIRWIIEQKRYNATFLAAANKAAATAIGEPSWTNATWLVKIKNGKPGKFLRASEIGLTTVVEETNAEGKKVKKYVTTDGASFTFDPFVALVNGVPTPIDPNNPDAAPVMGDLLVSTELNGIPVKSGLQIIYEAASTHTIEEWAAIADVKAEDIIEIAYEFTRHGTRAVADIHRGPSQHTNGFYTNFAFYTLNALIGNFDHRGGLIKPTTYDRLGNKAKGPFMIEKMNNGANVPFGIDLLRTNTAYEKSTLFNGYPARRPWFPLATDIYQEDVPSMGDAYPYQIKVAMFYMSAINYALPAAQTVIEILADPKKIPLIITCDIMVGETSTYADYIFPDLSFLERWEFHGSHPSVPWKVENIRQPAISLPNWPTVKVFGEEIPLSFEALVLAIAERLELPGFGPNGFGEGIPFTRPEHLYLKLAANIAFGEKEDGSDGVPPADDNELEVFRRARRFLPPSVFDEATWRAAVGNDEQLWRQTVYVLNRGGRYQAYEKGWKGDLVGNPYAKQINLYQEKTANTINSMTGEHLLGYPAYIPAGLAADGSPVIDEGYDLHLITYKEAMMAKARGIANYWLLALMPENPILINRIDAERLGLRDGDRVRISSASNPEGVWDLRNGTRKPMIGKVKVVEGIRPGVISFPLGWGHFASGAGDIVIDGVTIPGDPRRAAGVHANAAMRVDPVLGNVTLSDLVGGSAVFYDSKVKLERVG
- the nrfD gene encoding NrfD/PsrC family molybdoenzyme membrane anchor subunit; the encoded protein is MLKRLLYIAGILGLLIGLWGLYDRLVYGHMHANYGSYVVWGLWVALYMFFAGVATGSFMLATLDLLFDLPLFRGSGRMALWGALVTLPAGLAAILLDLGHMSRIWKVYLQPHFGSVMAQLVWGYTIFLGIIIISLWLSFQPQRSRWLKPIMAVGLILAIFLSGGIGALLGVNQNRVSWHVSNLPAQFPVFNLAAGVALMLIAIGWFGPQYDPHRTQQLRVLSLATVVLLLVKGYYLWSDVSQALYQNSSHGAAAINLVLFGPYGWAFWLLQLGIGMLLPLIILTMPIGKQGFAAGLMGLCILIGLAVARANIIFPALSLPELQGLGEAFHGPHLSFTYSPSLMEWAVTAGIVGAATIGFLVGTDRLPLFTRPTTEATVTAD
- a CDS encoding 4Fe-4S dicluster domain-containing protein, whose translation is MSRQPTIPLIPVSRRGFLGALVAGAGALAVASVAPSAITEKPTDTIDMLTPEEALAAYEAEIARLRAARISGAPIDQLERMRTDLLRALTKPVAERRWVMVIDLRACVGCHGCTIACVAENKLPPGVVYRPVIEEEIGRYPNVSRRFIPRPCMQCDNPPCTGVCPVSATFTNEHGVVEVNYEQCIGCRACIAACPYGARTFDFGYTYTANTPSAAMMLGAEQAVSYEQTSTFEYSKVHARRDLHDSPVGNVRKCHFCMHRVLNGQLPACVTTCIGRATFFGDANDPESLVSELIARPNVMRLKEELGTEPRVYYLQ
- a CDS encoding response regulator transcription factor codes for the protein MNRILLVDDHAVLRAGLRLLLDSQPDLQVIGEAEDVQTALNQARTLQPDLILLDLSLTGGSGLSAIPAFQKAAPYARILVLTMHDDEGYVRQALATGAHGYVLKRAADTELIAAIRAVLRGELYIHPALTRQLLEGILPQPPSVSPWESLSDREREVLLLVARGYTAAEIANQLSLSPKTVETYRTRGMEKLGLRSRAALVQYALDHHLLTAN
- a CDS encoding ATP-binding protein; this encodes MNAKYAQHRLIIWFTRAWDVLGAVNIRAKILGIVLGLVILMGVAATIEVRLLLEQTLTSQTYERSVAIGRDLAARATDLVLMQDYYGLFRLLRDTQINNPDVRYAFIIDSEGTIVAHTFGSGFPVGLRDANTVTAQEHHRSILLTTDEGDIWDTAVPIFDGRAGIARVGLSLAARERTVTTVTGQLLLTTVMVAAIGITAAAFLTWILTRPILQLVELTKAVAQGDFSQRARRWANDEIGALTDAFNAMSDALAQAERERAEREQIRTQYVAQIITAQEEERKRIARELHDSTSQALTSLLIGLRSLADRYRLPDLKQQVDDLRGIVGQVLNDLHALARQLRPSVLDDLGLAAALQRYVADCRARSKLTIDLALIGLDNVRLMPVVETALYRIVQEALTNVIRHAHATTASVVIERRSDRVRAIIEDDGCGFDPDNIHGDGHLGLNGIRERAELLNGQLIIESAPGHGTTLYVEIPLPPTREGCDEPHSAGR
- the phnD gene encoding phosphate/phosphite/phosphonate ABC transporter substrate-binding protein; this encodes MNHYLLYIFLALFMLSGCQAATTTPIRLNHLEPLPAPTPVTSPPLRVSVASVISPQGTVQSYQPLLDYLSTRLGRQVILIQRRTYTETNELIGRNEVDVAFVCTSAYIDGRDRYGMSLLVAPQVNGETSYHSLLIVPANSSAQTMADLRDKVFAFTDPTSFSGRVYPTALIQELGEVPETFFRNTFFTYTHDTAIEAVANNLADGASVDSLVFDFAVKRNPELRSKVKVIHTSPPFGIPPVVVGSGVRPQLRVELQNILLRMADDPSPLAQRALAELGIERFVMIDDAAYASARLLRSRVGLLSP
- a CDS encoding enoyl-ACP reductase, with amino-acid sequence MGLMEGKKGLILGVANDRSIAWGIAQALHREGATIGFTYLGEALERRVRPLAESLNSPLIVPCDVAHDEEIAALMERARETFGQIDFLVHAIAFANKEELSGTILNTTREGFRIALEISAYSLIALVKAAEPIFAPNASVLTLTYHGSRQVIGSYNVMGVAKAALEASVRYLAAGLGPRGIRVNAISAGPIRTLAASGIANFRSLHKQFAEYAPLRRHVTIEDVGNAALYLCSPLAAGVTGEIHYVDAGFNVVVPGSGEE
- a CDS encoding NADH-quinone oxidoreductase subunit N, producing the protein MEALTIPPVDLALIAPLLVVVTWATGLLLVDTFFIPVGRKKLTGYLAIAGLVVAGLVGLPLWGVSGSTFGGMVRLDPFALTLTWVFLLIGILSITMSLDYLPCQDIEQGEYYPLIMFAVSGMILLAQGADLIVLFLGIETLSITLYILTGFAYPRLTSEEAAMKYLVLGAFAAGFFVYGIALIFGATGSTRLSEIGAYAAGRDLGDTNLTLLLGGAAMVLIAFSFKAALAPFHMWIPDVYQGSPTPVAAFMSVGTKGGALAALVRLLFEALPTLNEYWLPVLAGLTALTMVVGNLGAIAQMDVKRMLAYSSIGHAGYVMLGVMVAGEQRGPEAFIFYILVYALSNLGAFAVLIALEHQGEEAWQLDDFAGLYQRQPLLAVAMAIFMFSLAGVPPTAGFMAKFYALTAAWEGGLPWLALVGVLTSAIAAFFYLRVIIRMFMTEPEGEPAPELNRGLTIDIVVAAAGTIIIGLIPAPIFALVERSAVALGG